In Microbacterium laevaniformans, a single window of DNA contains:
- a CDS encoding MFS transporter, with protein sequence MAPPMTPQQRLVLLIAILGSFVAFLDGTIVNVALPAIARDLGGGLSTQQWTVDAYLVTLGALILVAGAVSDAFGRILVLRIGLIGFGIASVAVALSPSPELLVAARAVQGAAGAFLVPSSLALITATMHEPLRSRAIGIWTASTTAAMIVGPLVGGLIVDNSSWRWAFGINLLPIVVALWLLTRLTHRDERRAGAHVDVLGAIMCTLGLGAAVFALIEQPNLGWGSPAIWMPGLAGLVLLAGFVWRQRHVPDPILPLDLFRSRNFSAGNLSTLFIYAALSLNGFVLAIYLQQGAGLSATLAGLASLPTTLLMIALSARIGALVGRWGPRLFMTAGPLIMAGGALLLLLVADDFDYWWQVLPGMIVFGLGLALTVSPLTSTILGATDPHRSGIASAVNNAVARVAGLLPIAALAVITGGTLDLAGFHRAAITTAALLVVGGLVALGGIRNPTSAGRAQPAADPPGP encoded by the coding sequence ATGGCGCCGCCGATGACACCGCAGCAGCGGCTCGTGCTCCTGATCGCCATCCTGGGATCCTTCGTCGCTTTTCTCGACGGCACGATCGTCAACGTCGCCCTGCCGGCCATCGCCCGCGACCTGGGCGGCGGCCTGTCCACGCAGCAGTGGACGGTCGACGCGTATCTGGTCACCCTCGGCGCGCTCATCCTCGTCGCGGGCGCCGTGAGCGATGCTTTCGGCCGCATCCTCGTGCTGCGCATCGGCCTCATCGGCTTCGGCATCGCCTCGGTCGCCGTCGCCCTGTCCCCCTCCCCCGAGCTGCTCGTCGCGGCGCGCGCGGTGCAGGGCGCGGCGGGGGCATTCCTCGTCCCGAGCTCGCTCGCCCTCATCACCGCCACGATGCACGAACCGCTGCGCTCCCGCGCGATCGGCATCTGGACGGCATCCACCACCGCGGCCATGATCGTGGGCCCCCTGGTGGGCGGACTGATCGTCGACAACTCCTCGTGGCGATGGGCGTTCGGGATCAACCTCCTTCCCATCGTCGTCGCCCTGTGGCTGCTCACCCGACTCACCCACCGCGACGAGCGCCGCGCCGGCGCCCACGTCGATGTGCTCGGGGCGATCATGTGCACCCTCGGCCTCGGCGCGGCCGTCTTCGCCCTCATCGAGCAGCCGAACCTCGGCTGGGGGTCCCCGGCGATCTGGATGCCGGGGCTCGCCGGCCTCGTCCTGCTCGCCGGGTTCGTGTGGCGCCAGCGTCACGTTCCCGATCCGATCCTGCCCCTCGACCTCTTCCGCAGCCGCAACTTCTCCGCCGGCAACCTCTCGACTCTCTTCATCTATGCCGCCCTGTCGCTCAACGGCTTCGTGCTCGCGATCTATCTGCAACAGGGCGCGGGCCTCAGCGCCACCCTCGCCGGACTCGCGAGCCTGCCGACGACACTGCTCATGATCGCCCTGAGCGCACGCATCGGCGCTCTGGTCGGACGGTGGGGACCCCGGCTGTTCATGACCGCAGGCCCGCTGATCATGGCCGGCGGCGCCCTGCTCCTGCTTCTCGTCGCCGATGACTTCGACTACTGGTGGCAGGTGCTGCCGGGGATGATCGTGTTCGGTCTGGGACTCGCGCTCACGGTGTCGCCGCTGACGTCCACGATCCTCGGCGCAACCGACCCGCACCGCTCCGGCATCGCCTCGGCCGTCAACAACGCCGTCGCCCGCGTCGCGGGGCTCCTCCCGATCGCCGCGCTTGCGGTCATCACGGGCGGAACCCTCGATCTCGCGGGCTTCCACCGCGCGGCGATCACGACGGCCGCGCTCCTCGTCGTCGGCGGCCTCGTCGCGCTCGGCGGCATCCGCAACCCGACCTCCGCCGGGCGGGCTCAGCCGGCCGCGGATCCTCCCGGCCCGTAG
- a CDS encoding L-lactate dehydrogenase encodes MSVIENSKLTVVGAGAVGSSVAYAALIRGSARHVALYDIAAEKTEAEVLDLAHGAQFTGSSDIIGGADISVAKGSHVVVITAGAKQKPGQTRIELAGVNANILKSMMPQLLDVAPDATFVIVTNPCDVLTVLAQEATGLPYERIFASGTVLDTSRLRWKIAQRAGVSISSVHAYIVGEHGDTEFPLWSHATVGNVPILDWQPLDGQPKFTVEELDQIAVDVRDAAYKVIQGKGATNYAIGLSSARIVEAILDDEHAVMPVSAVLDDFHGVSGVALSVPAVVSAAGAVPIRETSFSGHELGLFRRSADALREVADSLR; translated from the coding sequence ATGAGCGTGATCGAGAACTCGAAACTGACCGTCGTCGGCGCAGGAGCGGTCGGATCGTCCGTGGCCTACGCGGCCCTCATCCGCGGCTCCGCGCGCCACGTCGCCCTCTACGACATCGCCGCCGAGAAGACCGAGGCCGAGGTGCTCGATCTCGCCCACGGCGCCCAGTTCACCGGGTCGAGCGACATCATCGGCGGTGCCGACATCTCGGTCGCGAAGGGCTCGCACGTCGTCGTGATCACCGCCGGCGCGAAGCAGAAACCCGGCCAGACGCGCATCGAGCTGGCCGGCGTCAACGCCAACATCCTCAAGTCGATGATGCCGCAGCTGCTCGACGTCGCCCCCGATGCCACGTTCGTCATCGTCACGAACCCGTGCGATGTGCTGACGGTGCTCGCGCAAGAGGCCACCGGCCTGCCCTACGAGCGGATCTTCGCGTCCGGCACCGTGCTGGACACCTCGCGCCTGCGCTGGAAGATCGCGCAGCGCGCGGGCGTCTCCATCTCCAGCGTGCACGCCTACATCGTGGGCGAGCACGGCGACACCGAGTTCCCGCTGTGGTCGCACGCGACTGTCGGCAACGTCCCGATCCTCGACTGGCAGCCGCTCGACGGCCAGCCGAAGTTCACGGTCGAGGAGCTCGACCAGATCGCCGTCGACGTGCGGGATGCCGCTTACAAGGTCATCCAGGGCAAGGGAGCGACCAACTACGCCATCGGCCTGTCCAGCGCCCGCATCGTCGAGGCGATCCTCGACGACGAGCACGCGGTCATGCCGGTCTCGGCGGTGCTCGACGACTTCCACGGCGTCAGCGGTGTCGCCCTGTCGGTGCCCGCGGTCGTCTCGGCCGCCGGCGCCGTGCCGATCCGCGAGACGTCGTTCTCCGGCCACGAGCTCGGCCTGTTCCGTCGCTCGGCCGATGCGCTCCGCGAGGTCGCCGATTCCCTGCGCTGA
- a CDS encoding amino-acid N-acetyltransferase gives MTLADPTEGTSPARPVVRPARTSDVRGILTLLEPWVQRRILLGKEIVTLYESVQEFVVAEQDGELIGCGALHVMWEDLGEIRTLIVAEDWLHHGVGGAIVTQLEARAIDLGLSRLFCLTFEVDFFRRRGFTPIGEQVVDPDVYSQLLRSPDEGVAEFLDLAHVKPNTLGNTRMLKNL, from the coding sequence GTGACCCTTGCCGACCCCACCGAAGGCACCAGCCCGGCCCGCCCCGTCGTCCGGCCCGCGCGGACCTCGGATGTCCGCGGCATCCTCACCCTTCTCGAGCCGTGGGTGCAGCGGCGGATCCTCCTCGGCAAGGAGATCGTCACCCTGTACGAATCGGTGCAGGAGTTCGTCGTCGCCGAGCAGGACGGCGAGCTCATCGGCTGCGGCGCCCTGCACGTGATGTGGGAGGACCTGGGCGAGATTCGCACGCTCATCGTCGCGGAGGACTGGCTGCATCACGGTGTCGGCGGCGCGATCGTGACGCAGCTGGAGGCCCGCGCGATCGACCTCGGTCTGTCGCGGCTGTTCTGTCTCACCTTCGAGGTCGACTTCTTCCGTCGTCGCGGTTTCACGCCCATCGGTGAGCAGGTCGTCGACCCCGACGTGTATTCGCAGCTGCTGCGCAGCCCCGACGAGGGTGTCGCGGAGTTCCTCGACCTCGCGCACGTCAAGCCGAACACGCTCGGCAATACGCGCATGCTGAAGAACCTCTGA
- a CDS encoding SRPBCC family protein produces MIELAAAVRTSSAAPADYFARWIDHASWPEWSPDTEWVRVEGPVRAGTRGVLKPVGGPKTRFTISECEQDRVYTDVSSVPGARLTFRHTVESAPNGSTLTVRVWMTGPLARVWARTAFKGFSGSVPEDLDRLIALVETP; encoded by the coding sequence ATGATCGAACTCGCTGCCGCCGTCCGCACCTCCTCCGCTGCTCCCGCAGACTACTTCGCGCGATGGATCGACCACGCGTCATGGCCGGAGTGGTCGCCCGACACCGAGTGGGTGCGTGTGGAGGGCCCCGTGCGCGCCGGCACACGGGGCGTATTGAAGCCGGTGGGCGGCCCGAAGACCCGGTTCACGATCTCCGAGTGCGAGCAGGACCGCGTGTACACCGACGTCAGCAGCGTGCCGGGGGCACGCCTCACGTTCCGACACACGGTCGAGTCCGCGCCCAATGGGTCCACGCTCACCGTCCGCGTGTGGATGACCGGTCCCCTCGCGCGGGTGTGGGCGCGGACGGCCTTCAAGGGGTTCTCGGGCTCGGTCCCGGAGGATCTCGATCGTCTCATCGCACTCGTCGAGACCCCGTGA
- a CDS encoding DUF899 domain-containing protein, with product MTEDAPALPPVVDLETWRRELAALRVREKAATRELDAIAAQRRRLPMVELPAYVLEGPDGPVRLVDLFGDRRQLIVYSHMWTDGKQWQCPGCTGWTAQFTRLEFLDDYDARFVIVTQGPIDEALAYKERVGNRMDWYSTAHSPFGVDMGAPPDAGFAVNVFLRDGEKVYRTWHTDGRGTEQLGHLHGLVDVLPYGRQEAWEDSPPGWPQHPTYEGGIGSAGIAALYGPGGSAAG from the coding sequence ATGACGGAAGATGCCCCTGCGCTGCCCCCGGTGGTCGATCTCGAGACGTGGCGACGCGAGTTGGCCGCTCTGCGCGTGCGCGAGAAGGCGGCCACGCGCGAGCTCGACGCGATCGCGGCCCAGCGGCGGCGCCTGCCGATGGTCGAGCTGCCCGCCTACGTTCTCGAGGGTCCCGACGGTCCCGTGCGGCTCGTCGACCTCTTCGGCGACAGGCGGCAGTTGATCGTCTACAGCCACATGTGGACGGACGGGAAGCAGTGGCAGTGTCCGGGCTGTACGGGTTGGACGGCCCAGTTCACGCGGCTGGAGTTCCTCGACGACTACGACGCGCGGTTCGTCATCGTGACGCAGGGACCCATCGATGAGGCGCTCGCCTACAAGGAGCGGGTCGGCAATCGCATGGACTGGTATTCGACGGCGCACAGTCCGTTCGGGGTCGACATGGGGGCGCCGCCGGACGCGGGGTTCGCGGTCAACGTGTTCCTGCGCGACGGCGAGAAGGTGTACCGCACGTGGCACACCGACGGGCGCGGCACCGAGCAACTCGGGCACCTCCACGGCCTCGTCGATGTGCTGCCTTACGGGCGCCAGGAGGCGTGGGAGGATTCGCCGCCAGGGTGGCCGCAGCATCCGACGTACGAGGGCGGCATCGGGTCGGCCGGCATTGCAGCGCTCTACGGGCCGGGAGGATCCGCGGCCGGCTGA
- the radA gene encoding DNA repair protein RadA, with protein MASKRTATTSAYRCTECGWTSAKWVGRCGECQQWGTVVEAVSSAPVHAVAPLTPTRAARPITSIDTRETPRRTTGVGEFDRVLGGGLVPGAAILLSGEPGVGKSTLLLEVAAQTARAGRRVLYVSAEESLGQVRLRAERTGALHDELYLASETDLATILGHVDDTRPELLIVDSVQTVASSLVDGAPGHPSQVREVASTLIRVAKERDLPVIIVGHVTKDGQVAGPRVLEHLVDVVCHFEGDRQTALRFVRALKNRFGATDEVGCFEQTSSGIAEVPDPSALFLGHGSREPGTCVTIAMEGRRALPVEVQALTLPGSGPNPRRIVSGVDGARVAMVLAVLEKRAGIRVSDQDVYVSTVGGVRLIEPAADLAIALAVASAITGRATPKGLVAIGELSLAGEVRAVTSHEQRRNEANRVGYRSVVDTASRDLRGALRDLAQRHPVEPGDRPDF; from the coding sequence ATGGCATCCAAGCGCACCGCGACCACGAGCGCGTACCGCTGCACGGAGTGCGGCTGGACGAGCGCGAAGTGGGTCGGGCGGTGCGGCGAGTGCCAGCAGTGGGGAACGGTGGTCGAGGCGGTGTCGTCGGCTCCGGTGCACGCGGTGGCGCCGCTCACTCCCACCCGTGCGGCGCGCCCCATCACCTCGATCGACACCCGCGAGACACCGCGACGGACCACCGGCGTCGGCGAGTTCGACCGCGTGCTGGGCGGTGGGCTCGTGCCGGGAGCGGCGATCCTGCTGTCCGGCGAGCCCGGCGTCGGAAAGTCGACGCTGCTGCTCGAGGTCGCCGCACAGACCGCCCGGGCCGGTCGGCGCGTACTGTACGTCAGCGCCGAGGAATCGCTCGGACAGGTGCGGTTGCGCGCTGAGCGCACGGGGGCCCTCCACGACGAGCTCTATCTCGCGAGCGAGACCGACCTCGCGACCATCCTGGGCCACGTCGACGACACACGTCCCGAGCTGTTGATCGTCGACTCGGTGCAGACGGTCGCCTCCAGCCTCGTCGACGGAGCCCCGGGGCATCCCAGCCAGGTGCGCGAGGTGGCGTCGACGCTCATCCGCGTGGCGAAGGAACGCGATCTTCCGGTCATCATCGTCGGCCACGTCACGAAAGACGGGCAGGTCGCGGGGCCGCGCGTGTTGGAGCACCTGGTCGATGTCGTGTGCCACTTCGAGGGCGATCGGCAGACCGCGCTGCGTTTCGTCCGCGCCCTGAAGAACAGGTTCGGTGCGACCGACGAGGTCGGCTGCTTCGAGCAGACCAGTAGCGGCATCGCCGAGGTGCCCGACCCGAGCGCCCTGTTCCTGGGCCACGGGTCACGCGAACCCGGCACCTGTGTGACGATCGCCATGGAGGGGCGCCGCGCCCTGCCGGTCGAAGTGCAGGCGCTCACGCTGCCCGGCTCGGGACCGAACCCACGACGCATCGTCAGCGGCGTCGACGGCGCGCGCGTGGCGATGGTGCTCGCGGTGCTGGAGAAGCGCGCCGGCATCCGGGTGTCCGACCAGGACGTCTACGTCTCCACCGTCGGCGGCGTGCGCCTGATCGAGCCGGCCGCCGACCTCGCCATCGCCCTCGCCGTCGCGAGCGCGATCACGGGGCGCGCCACCCCGAAGGGGCTGGTCGCCATCGGCGAGCTGAGCCTCGCCGGCGAAGTGCGAGCGGTCACCTCCCATGAGCAGCGCCGCAACGAGGCGAACCGGGTCGGCTACCGATCCGTCGTCGACACGGCATCCCGCGACCTGCGCGGCGCCCTGCGTGACCTCGCACAACGCCATCCCGTCGAACCGGGCGACCGCCCCGACTTCTGA